A section of the Citrus sinensis cultivar Valencia sweet orange chromosome 8, DVS_A1.0, whole genome shotgun sequence genome encodes:
- the LOC102616093 gene encoding protein LNK2 isoform X1, translated as MFDWNDEELTNIIWGENGKSDDHIVPYQEKNEDYGNKKEWSQEATAIKPAERKMPEVKIDFNGRKLECSSNFNSCERNSVSGIGMGSWSDLSSSNAAKTDEEPMGTNVSNRIAEIAKSNSTSNAVKADLDKDSEIFENPQDGKDQGDFVDYSWANIGSFDDLDQIFSNDDPIFGNVSLGTAELWSSSNDVTNSPIKSFPLSEDHPNLELGALNNTSEHVVVKSEFEQQGNKSLTLSNGKLNDPAHDLQSTHSTLDHVEYAGVKSMSFEKDQTDLCTRRNTTASNCGPVAEHVVTSEKFPNKGYKQKNPLRGQRKLEENSEGKLLQDLYGTWPLTRSPSVKFENQLAHPVVQSSPSSVHSQQRQLPKSETLQYQQISNSFVTPSAYGNLTNPYPAMPVLSHMQSGEFKHQSLSSCYNVSPGKAKHVNKSAAAPAKSLTMTPQEKIEKLRRRQQMQAMLAIQKQQQQFSHQVSKDHSNPQNFQENKIQLVDGADLEVGDLSALPSFDPNSPVEQDDSNTSCLAVDNNPVADTILYRLQVVIAQLDLRIRLCIRDSLFRLAQSTMQRHYASDTGSTNKCSRDEPEVVTEADSKPSSRYLRMPDAETETNPIDRAVAHLLFHRPLDLPGKYLETPESPVSAKFSCEHATMSLVSLPNSCMPKSSKITQNISQLGPNDPCSVPEPQLLDQFKTSPCMDTSENASYYGPTDSGAAEVEASQ; from the exons ATGTTTGATTGGAACGACGAAGAG cttacaaatataatatggGGTGAGAATGGGAAAAGTGATGACCATATTGTGccatatcaagaaaaaaatgaagattatGGAAACAAGAAGGAATGGAGTCAAGAAGCTACAGCCATTAAGCCTGCGGAGAGGAAGATGCCGGAggttaaaattgattttaatggCAGAAAGTTGGAGTGCAGTTCCAATTTTAACTCATGTGAAAGGAATTCTGTCTCTGGAATTGGCATGGGCTCATGGTCTGATCTATCTTCATCTAATGCTGCCAAAACTGATGAGGAACCCATGGGTACAAATGTTTCTAATAGAATAGCTGAAATCGCCAAGTCTAATTCCACAAGTAATG CCGTGAAAGCTGACCTGGACAAAGattctgaaatttttgaaaatccaCAAGACGGTAAAGATCAAGGTGATTTTGTCGACTATAGCTGGGCTAACATTGGAAGCTTCGATGACCTTGACCAAATATTTAG CAATGATGACCCAATATTTGGCAATGTAAGTCTTGGAACTGCTGAACTGTGGTCTTCTTCTAATGATGTTACTAACAGCCCTATAAAGTCTTTCCCCTTATCTGAGGACCATCCAAATTTGGAGTTAGGAGCACTGAATAATACATCTGAACATGTGGTAGTCAAATCAGAATTTGAGCAACAAGGTAACAAGTCACTAACCCTCAGCAATGGGAAATTGAATGATCCTGCTCATGATCTGCAGAGTACACATTCGACCCTAGATCATGTAGAATATGCTGGGGTTAAAAGTATGTCTTTCGAGAAGGATCag ACAGATTTGTGTACAAGGAGAAATACCACTGCATCAAACTGTGGCCCAGTTGCTGAACATGTCGTGACTTCTGAAAAATTTCCCAACAAG GGATACAAACAGAAGAATCCTTTGAGAGGTCAGAGAAAGTTGGAAGAGAATAGTGAGGGAAAGTTATTGCAAGATTTGTATGGTACCTGGCCGCTAACTAGAAGCCCATCTGTTAAATTTGAGAACCAATTGGCTCACCCCGTCGTACAGTCTTCACCCTCTTCAGTTCATAGTCAACAGAGGCAGCTTCCCAAATCTGAGACTTTGCAGTACCAACAGATTTCTAATTCATTTGTGACCCCGTCTGCATATGGGAATCTTACAAATCCATATCCTGCCATGCCTGTGCTTTCTCACATGCAGTCTGGGGAATTTAAGCACCAAAGTTTATCCTCTTGCTACAATGTTTCACCAGGTAAAGCAAAACATGTAAACAAGTCAGCAGCTGCTCCTGCAAAATCTTTGACTATGACACctcaagaaaaaattgaaaagttaaGGAGGCGGCAACAAATGCAGGCAATGCTTGCCATTCAGaaacagcagcagcagttcAGTCATCAAGTCTCCAAAGACCATTCCAACCCTCAAAATttccaagaaaacaaaattcagcTTGTTGATGGAGCTGATCTTGAAGTTGGAGACTTGAGTGCTCTTCCCTCTTTTGACCCAAATTCACCTGTAGAGCAGGATGACTCAAATACAAGTTGTTTGGCTGTTGATAATAATCCAGTGGCAGACACAATACTTTACCGCCTTCAAGTTGTCATTGCCCAG TTGGATCTCAGAATAAGACTTTGCATACGGGATAGCTTGTTTCGATTGGCGCAAAGTACGATGCAGAGGCATTATGCTAGTGATACTGGCAGTACTAACAAATGTAGCAGGGATGAACCTGAAGTTGTTACAGAAGCAGATAGTAAGCCCTCTAGCAG GTATCTTCGAATGCCTGATGCGGAAACAGAAACCAATCCTATTGATCGAGCTGTAGCTCATTTGCTCTTCCATAGGCCCTTGGACTTACCAGGAAAGTATCTAGAGACACCTGAATCACCGGTTTCTGCTAAATTCTCATGTGAACATGCAACAATGAGTTTAGTGAGCTTGCCAAATAGCTGCATGCCCAAGAGTTCTAAAATTACGCAAAACATTTCTCAGCTAGGGCCCAATGATCCTTGTTCAGTGCCTGAACCCCAGCTTCTGGATCAGTTTAAAACCAGTCCCTGTATGGACACTTCAGAGAATGCATCATACTATGGACCCACAGATAGTGGAGCTGCTGAGGTCGAGGCCTCTCAGTAA
- the LOC102616093 gene encoding protein LNK2 isoform X2, whose translation MFDWNDEELTNIIWGENGKSDDHIVPYQEKNEDYGNKKEWSQEATAIKPAERKMPEVKIDFNGRKLECSSNFNSCERNSVSGIGTNVSNRIAEIAKSNSTSNAVKADLDKDSEIFENPQDGKDQGDFVDYSWANIGSFDDLDQIFSNDDPIFGNVSLGTAELWSSSNDVTNSPIKSFPLSEDHPNLELGALNNTSEHVVVKSEFEQQGNKSLTLSNGKLNDPAHDLQSTHSTLDHVEYAGVKSMSFEKDQTDLCTRRNTTASNCGPVAEHVVTSEKFPNKGYKQKNPLRGQRKLEENSEGKLLQDLYGTWPLTRSPSVKFENQLAHPVVQSSPSSVHSQQRQLPKSETLQYQQISNSFVTPSAYGNLTNPYPAMPVLSHMQSGEFKHQSLSSCYNVSPGKAKHVNKSAAAPAKSLTMTPQEKIEKLRRRQQMQAMLAIQKQQQQFSHQVSKDHSNPQNFQENKIQLVDGADLEVGDLSALPSFDPNSPVEQDDSNTSCLAVDNNPVADTILYRLQVVIAQLDLRIRLCIRDSLFRLAQSTMQRHYASDTGSTNKCSRDEPEVVTEADSKPSSRYLRMPDAETETNPIDRAVAHLLFHRPLDLPGKYLETPESPVSAKFSCEHATMSLVSLPNSCMPKSSKITQNISQLGPNDPCSVPEPQLLDQFKTSPCMDTSENASYYGPTDSGAAEVEASQ comes from the exons ATGTTTGATTGGAACGACGAAGAG cttacaaatataatatggGGTGAGAATGGGAAAAGTGATGACCATATTGTGccatatcaagaaaaaaatgaagattatGGAAACAAGAAGGAATGGAGTCAAGAAGCTACAGCCATTAAGCCTGCGGAGAGGAAGATGCCGGAggttaaaattgattttaatggCAGAAAGTTGGAGTGCAGTTCCAATTTTAACTCATGTGAAAGGAATTCTGTCTCTGGAATT GGTACAAATGTTTCTAATAGAATAGCTGAAATCGCCAAGTCTAATTCCACAAGTAATG CCGTGAAAGCTGACCTGGACAAAGattctgaaatttttgaaaatccaCAAGACGGTAAAGATCAAGGTGATTTTGTCGACTATAGCTGGGCTAACATTGGAAGCTTCGATGACCTTGACCAAATATTTAG CAATGATGACCCAATATTTGGCAATGTAAGTCTTGGAACTGCTGAACTGTGGTCTTCTTCTAATGATGTTACTAACAGCCCTATAAAGTCTTTCCCCTTATCTGAGGACCATCCAAATTTGGAGTTAGGAGCACTGAATAATACATCTGAACATGTGGTAGTCAAATCAGAATTTGAGCAACAAGGTAACAAGTCACTAACCCTCAGCAATGGGAAATTGAATGATCCTGCTCATGATCTGCAGAGTACACATTCGACCCTAGATCATGTAGAATATGCTGGGGTTAAAAGTATGTCTTTCGAGAAGGATCag ACAGATTTGTGTACAAGGAGAAATACCACTGCATCAAACTGTGGCCCAGTTGCTGAACATGTCGTGACTTCTGAAAAATTTCCCAACAAG GGATACAAACAGAAGAATCCTTTGAGAGGTCAGAGAAAGTTGGAAGAGAATAGTGAGGGAAAGTTATTGCAAGATTTGTATGGTACCTGGCCGCTAACTAGAAGCCCATCTGTTAAATTTGAGAACCAATTGGCTCACCCCGTCGTACAGTCTTCACCCTCTTCAGTTCATAGTCAACAGAGGCAGCTTCCCAAATCTGAGACTTTGCAGTACCAACAGATTTCTAATTCATTTGTGACCCCGTCTGCATATGGGAATCTTACAAATCCATATCCTGCCATGCCTGTGCTTTCTCACATGCAGTCTGGGGAATTTAAGCACCAAAGTTTATCCTCTTGCTACAATGTTTCACCAGGTAAAGCAAAACATGTAAACAAGTCAGCAGCTGCTCCTGCAAAATCTTTGACTATGACACctcaagaaaaaattgaaaagttaaGGAGGCGGCAACAAATGCAGGCAATGCTTGCCATTCAGaaacagcagcagcagttcAGTCATCAAGTCTCCAAAGACCATTCCAACCCTCAAAATttccaagaaaacaaaattcagcTTGTTGATGGAGCTGATCTTGAAGTTGGAGACTTGAGTGCTCTTCCCTCTTTTGACCCAAATTCACCTGTAGAGCAGGATGACTCAAATACAAGTTGTTTGGCTGTTGATAATAATCCAGTGGCAGACACAATACTTTACCGCCTTCAAGTTGTCATTGCCCAG TTGGATCTCAGAATAAGACTTTGCATACGGGATAGCTTGTTTCGATTGGCGCAAAGTACGATGCAGAGGCATTATGCTAGTGATACTGGCAGTACTAACAAATGTAGCAGGGATGAACCTGAAGTTGTTACAGAAGCAGATAGTAAGCCCTCTAGCAG GTATCTTCGAATGCCTGATGCGGAAACAGAAACCAATCCTATTGATCGAGCTGTAGCTCATTTGCTCTTCCATAGGCCCTTGGACTTACCAGGAAAGTATCTAGAGACACCTGAATCACCGGTTTCTGCTAAATTCTCATGTGAACATGCAACAATGAGTTTAGTGAGCTTGCCAAATAGCTGCATGCCCAAGAGTTCTAAAATTACGCAAAACATTTCTCAGCTAGGGCCCAATGATCCTTGTTCAGTGCCTGAACCCCAGCTTCTGGATCAGTTTAAAACCAGTCCCTGTATGGACACTTCAGAGAATGCATCATACTATGGACCCACAGATAGTGGAGCTGCTGAGGTCGAGGCCTCTCAGTAA
- the LOC102623200 gene encoding uncharacterized protein LOC102623200, with the protein MVGEDENPDIPLPDGIPIDLGAKEPISNPMSPPYGSKQLYIPRKVNKKKAQLREKIPIKRQSSEASEVARKRYIEKGDVPIRGASSGRRKTMANPTQKTHSEKPGNVGPRKEKYSDPSRGVQKEGLSKVLLPTDSDELEFDENHDEYLFRSTKGVVTKEDHKIGGKKILSKSCSSKETFSGDREDNNAHVRKKSKEEERCYLL; encoded by the exons ATGGTTGGTGAGGATGAGAATCCTGACATTCCTCTCCCGGATGGGATTCCTATAGACTTAGGGGCCAAAGAGCCTATATCGAACCCAATGTCTCCTCCCTATGGGTCTAAGCAATTATATATTCCAAGGAAGgttaataaaaagaaggcACAACTTAGAGAGAAGATTCCTATTAAGAGACAAAGTAGCGAAGCTAGCGAGGTTGCTAGGAAGCGATATATAGAGAAAGGTGATGTTCCCATCCGAGGGGCTTCATCTGGGCGTAGGAAGACAATGGCTAATCCTACACAAAAAACGCATAGCGAGAAACCTGGAAATGTTGGTCCACGAAAGGAGAAATATTCTGATCCTTCGAGAGGGGTGCAAAAAGAGGGGCTAAGCAAAGTTCTTCTTCCAACCGATTCTGATGAGTTAGAATTCGATG aaaaTCATGATGAATATCTTTTTCGATCCACCAAAGGAGTAGTGACGAAAGAGGACCATAAGATTGGTGGCAAGAAAATTTTATCTAAGAGTTGCTCGAGTAAGGAAACTTTTTCCGGTGATAGAGAGGATAACAATGCTCatgtaagaaaaaaatcaaaagaggAGGAACGATG cTATTTACTCTAG